The Pungitius pungitius chromosome 15, fPunPun2.1, whole genome shotgun sequence nucleotide sequence CTTTTGCCCATTGGGCGGTGGCATCTGGGGATTCTGCCTATTGGGCAGTGGCACTAAAGGATATGATGGAGAGTTCCAGGGTGTAGGAGGTTGTGGTTTTTCGGGGGCAGCAGTTGAGGGAGACGCAAGTTTATGACACAAGAGAGAGACTGGAATTCCATGCCAACGCAACGGGAGCACATAATGTCCAtcctataaaaagaaaaagaattcaGATAAAACGCATCACGCcaataaaatgtacttttatatTAAACGATTTTCTCCTGGATTGTTCTACAAAAGTACTTAAATTTGACCAATTAAGACTAGCCACTAATCTGTAAATACCTCAACAACCATGTTGCAGCCGTCGTAAGGAACCAACAGGATGAGCCCGAGGGAGTTCTTCTGCATGCCGTAGCCACATGATTGAGGGACTTGTGACAGAGGGATTGCGGGTTCATTTCCTGTGGGAACAAGGTCTCCATGTATTTGCAAtatggaaaaatacatttcatagcCCAAACAGAAAATTGATATCACTAGTTTACCCTTTTCCACTGCAAACTGAGAGGCCCCTAGTCCCTCTGCATTGAATTTCAATTGGTCCCCCCCACACAGCAGAGACGGAGACATGCGCTTCCACGCCGCTTCTCTGGAACTCCGATGCTGAACGTCACCGCCAGACCAGCCTGAATGAAATTATTGGGTTTCAAGTTGAAGGAAAAGTCAACTCAGTACTTTCACAATGATTTGTAGCACAATCAAGAATTTGCCACAGTTTCAAGAAGTTTACCTGGAGAGTCCGCTTGATAAGAAGCGTCATCTTCTGATGATGCGTTTGAGGGCTTCTTGGTTTCACCACTTACTGGAGCATTAACGCCAGTAGCTTTCTTAAAGACGCTCCCAAAAATAATTCTTCCCTCTTGAACATCAGGCACTTTGGTTAAGTCAGATTCTTCTCGCCCTTctcgtctttcttttttcctcagtCGATAGCAGTCGATCGTTTGTGTCAAACAACACGTCATAAGAACAGCTGCAGCTAAGTAAAGCGCAGCGCTTTTCCTTTGTCCTTTACGCATCATCCTGTCACACATGTCTGCTGGAACTGCTCAGAGTGACTGATTGGTTTTCTGCAGCGGCTATTTGTTTGCTGATGTTCTCTGCAACGACAAATCAAACTCTGCTAAATGGATTCTCCCTAATCACATGCAATTGGTTGCACCTGGGAAAGGTCCATGTGGGAGGTGACCTGGTTTAATAAGATGTATTTACAACAACTAACTGTGGTATTAAAGAGGCAGAACAACTCTGCCATCTCTTGGATAAATTGTGTTAATGCATGTGTTATTGTAGTCTGAAAGATTGAAGAAATAAGTGAAGTCGACAACCCAATTACAGCACAAACGTTGTTTTCTAAatcttttttaaacatgtattttggTGATGCTTCAAAGGCAGTTCTTACGTACACAAATAggaaataatttgttttgtaAACCAAGAATGGAAAGTTGAGAGAAAAGGGATGAATAGCGTCATGAGAACAATAAATACCCCATCCTCATTTTGGCAGTagtccattttttgttttgtttttaggtaTTTTGCTCAATATAGACATACATCTCAAACTTAAACTGTAAATTTACCAATAAAAAGAGCATCATTACACCAAATCCAGAGTAAGTTTGACATCTAAAAATGtatctctcttctctctcttttagctTTGACATACAAATAATGTCTTCTCTACAAACACATTGATAGAGTACAGTCAAATCTTTGACAATATTATGTAGAATATTTTATAGTATTTTATAATATGTTTGGGTTTTAGAACCAGTCAGCCAATATGAAGTATTTAAGGATTCAGTGatcatttattgttattatgcaACACGGTGATGTACAACATGCAGTTAAAGCGCGTTTGTAActtaacaaacacacaagaacAGAAGTACATCCCTGTAGTGAAACTATTTAAAATTTGTACCATTAGGAAAGTaaacagcagcaccaaaatgatTATCCGAGCAGATAAAATGGGCAACATCTTCACattaaagttattgtgtttgaACAACAAGCATCATGGTGTAAACCCATTGATTCAGGATGAACCAAGCAGTCAGGTGACTGTGAACAGTCTACAACCTCTGTTAATGCTGGTATGTTTACACCTTGGTATTTCATCTCCAAGGTTACTAACACCAGCAACTGTTAGACACTGAGGTCAGTGCACAACCCTGTCCGTGCTTGTTATATTGATTTTAGTGCAATTTTTCATTATGATATACGACAGCCAAGCTTAGATCTATATTCAACATTTTGGAACTCTAAAGTTGATTTAGTAGGTAGATTGTTATACATTTAGTGTTTGCCTCAGGTGGAATGTTAACAGCAGAAACGAAAATAAGTGTAGGTAATGTTGTTTAGAGACTTATTTGAGATGTGATTGCTTCCTTGTCCATTGTGTGTATTCATCTTATACCCCTGCAGGAAAAACCTTAAAGCAGGGAATGCTCAACGCAGAAACGTTGCCCCGGTCAGGAGGATGGACGAAAATGAGGTCCAGCTCTTTGTGTGAGTCTGCTTCAAGCACAATTAACAGGGAATTATTAGAGAATGACTTCAAAAGACTGTTTAGAAAGATCTTTATGGGCCCTATCCTATTCAACCGagtgtttgtttctctcagTGTGACGATCTGTGGATACAAGAATAACTTTTGTTCCACCATTAGATGCTGCTGCTACATTTAGACGGGATGTCAGTGAGCCACCATCCGCACTGGACCACGTAAGACTGATCAAGTAGTGGACAATCtgcaaatctatttttttttttagctcaggTCATTTCGTATCAATATatattcaggtagcctataggtaagaagaccttctgtaaactaagCCGTTTTGAGTCTTCTAATTACAATAACGTAGCTCCGCCAGTCATGCTGGTATAATTAGGATGAGCAGATGGCTACAACATGTGCGTCAACCAACCAGGCCACCTGTAATCAACGTCTCCATAGTGTCAGATCCCCTACTGTTGTCAAATCAAACCCCAGGTTCCAGTCACATTATCCACCATCTCTTGAAGGTTAAAGATTGTGCTCAGCACCACATCAATCAGTAAACCTCGACACCACAGCCTCACTGTTAAATAGTTACATTACGGTTTATTAATCTTTCCAGCTTCCTTCAAGTTttgcaaatataaaaacagtCTTTCAGAAATCATATCAAAACACAATCACCAATATCATTTTCACAACAGTGATGACAGATTGGAAGTATTGAATTTTTCTACATGACTGACCTATGTTTAGAACAATTAACTTAAAATTCTACATATGGCTCAGTGTTATaagttagtttttttctttaggTTCACATAGACCAATTAAAGTTAAAGACTATAAGTATCAATTtgaaagctctctctctctctctctaagtgGACCATTGATGGCTGGATGAAATCTGCAGTAGTATGAATAGCacaagaaaaggacaaaagaatGGCCGGCACGGTTGCCATGGATCCCACTCTGGCGTCAGGGGCGGGATGTCTCCAAACGGCATAGCGAAGATTGATGGGGGCATCCAGTCTGAGCTGGCAGTCTTCCTGCCTTCAGCACAGACCTTCATAAACATCACTTCACAGCCCAGTGAGATACCCACCTCCAACCTGCACGACAGGgatcaaatagaaaataaagtaTGTATGTAAGTAAAGGATTAGCAGAAGGCTGGTGGTGAACAGAGCGATGCTTTGAACAATGCTAGACTCACATGGAGGGGCTTTTGGCGCTAGCCAGGATGAGACGGGTAGGGTTAGGAGATGTGGTGTGATCCTGTGTTCATGTGAACATTCATCTTCATCTCGTTGTCCAGGATTTGCACAAGCTGCTGCATGGAGGGAAGGTGACCCGACTCTAGTTTTGACCACACTGGCACgtctataaaaacaaaacataatacACTGCATTTCACAACCATCCATATTCTAATGTTAAAGAATCATCTTAAGCCAACAGCAGTGGGGCAGTCAACAAGTTCGTCCTGGGATGCAAACTCACCATTTAATGTGATCTCAAAGGCTCCTGTAGACATTAACTGGTTTTCTATCATATTACTGAAGAAGAACACCATCATGCAAGCATATATCTGAAAGACAGATgaaaagtttaatttaaaaaagctcTGCAGTCTGCACAAAAAGTATTTGTTTCAAGTCCCTCTTTATCTTATGTTTTGCTTACTCCGTGGCTCACAAGGGTGGTGCCATAAAAATATACAACGTAATGCAAAGGTTTTTAGGACCCAGATCTCGATAGTGCA carries:
- the LOC134105260 gene encoding uncharacterized protein LOC134105260, which produces MCDRMMRKGQRKSAALYLAAAVLMTCCLTQTIDCYRLRKKERREGREESDLTKVPDVQEGRIIFGSVFKKATGVNAPVSGETKKPSNASSEDDASYQADSPGWSGGDVQHRSSREAAWKRMSPSLLCGGDQLKFNAEGLGASQFAVEKGNEPAIPLSQVPQSCGYGMQKNSLGLILLVPYDGCNMVVEDGHYVLPLRWHGIPVSLLCHKLASPSTAAPEKPQPPTPWNSPSYPLVPLPNRQNPQMPPPNGQKPQPHVIYPQFYPQIPTPDVMYPQMQPPHVRHPQMVLPHLIYPQMLPEGMPPLTQEDVPQTPLKLGLDMPLMEDDVPLVPLEIPRMHSDQYGLPPKIPQSYFFLPYANYPSVPEPSKAPIATTAEKPEMPKLPLYPPFYHPYYSNFPHPVSVTSAPTATAKPAPKAPQIFPFPMHPSFPWSGLPLQPTTNPTLPATRPQPQYFPFPHSYEYSAPKPETTTTKPQFAYMPFPSPYQSFPPRMVRPHPATMIKN